One genomic segment of Borrelia coriaceae includes these proteins:
- a CDS encoding KTSC domain-containing protein, producing the protein MNTLTISHELSKICQVDYDSAMSELSVFFKDGRAYKYFKIEPRHFNIISKLVQEKRSVGKYLTEHIFNKYDQEKL; encoded by the coding sequence TTGAATACTTTAACAATATCTCATGAATTGAGTAAAATATGTCAGGTTGATTATGATTCTGCTATGTCTGAACTTTCTGTATTTTTTAAAGACGGAAGAGCCTATAAATATTTCAAGATCGAGCCAAGGCATTTTAATATAATATCTAAGCTTGTGCAAGAGAAAAGGTCAGTTGGCAAGTATTTAACTGAGCATATATTTAACAAGTATGACCAAGAGAAGCTTTAA
- a CDS encoding tetratricopeptide repeat protein yields MYKGLLFLFYFVLSCKTLAKDYSAISNEYYKLAKLNEELGNNKASVALYEQAIKFNSDVSDASTYNFVLAYINLKKYDDAESKLESLLKNDPDNILLINLKAYLYFRKDNLEEALKFYLRTLELAPANQEALFNIFYIYYLKKDMESAKKYILKYKELKYSVPSNASEIVSSVLEG; encoded by the coding sequence ATGTATAAAGGATTGTTATTTCTTTTTTATTTTGTGTTATCTTGTAAAACTCTTGCTAAGGATTATTCAGCTATTTCAAATGAATATTATAAGCTTGCCAAGTTAAATGAAGAACTTGGCAATAATAAGGCATCTGTTGCACTTTATGAGCAAGCTATTAAATTTAATTCTGATGTGAGTGATGCGTCTACTTATAATTTTGTTTTGGCTTATATCAATTTGAAGAAATATGATGATGCTGAGTCAAAGCTTGAGTCTTTATTGAAAAATGATCCAGACAATATTTTATTAATTAATTTAAAAGCTTATTTATATTTTAGAAAGGATAATTTAGAAGAGGCGTTGAAATTTTATTTAAGAACTTTAGAATTAGCCCCTGCTAATCAAGAAGCATTATTTAATATTTTTTATATTTATTATTTAAAGAAGGACATGGAAAGTGCTAAGAAGTATATCTTAAAATATAAGGAATTAAAATATTCTGTTCCTTCTAATGCAAGTGAGATAGTTTCATCTGTTTTAGAGGGTTAA
- a CDS encoding ribose-phosphate pyrophosphokinase, translated as MSVLIKKSIGIIACPGGRVFADKIMEDLKKIFVDTERQIIEKISQTSNSLKEDILKLEGSLLPLLEVLGFSNLKFDETMDIPVNFVKFANGEFKAEILRTIRDKDIFIVQDVSNTYPVNVNNNEKVLMTINDHLMNLMTTIDACMQAKANSVSVIVPSYPYSRQDKKHSREGLTASLFGRFLEELRVKHILTLDIHSKAIENVFRKTYFENLNASYEIFDALAELIDIRDSNLVVVSPDTGAVNRNKFFASNLKRPLALLYKERDYSKVTHNVNDSNISVTKLLGDVEGKNVFMSDDILATGGTFIKAVKLLKSMGAKKIICAVSLPFFNGDAIKYFDKAYEEGYFYKIIGTNAVYHDDKLISKPWYYEANVAHLFAGAIFAIYNRISLQKILDRSHDIQNLISKS; from the coding sequence TTGAGTGTGCTTATTAAGAAATCAATAGGAATTATTGCCTGTCCTGGTGGGAGGGTATTTGCAGATAAAATAATGGAGGACCTTAAGAAAATATTTGTAGATACTGAACGTCAAATTATTGAAAAAATTTCACAAACTTCTAATTCTTTAAAAGAAGATATTTTGAAGCTTGAAGGAAGCCTGTTGCCTTTGTTAGAAGTGCTTGGGTTTTCTAATTTAAAATTTGATGAGACTATGGATATTCCTGTGAACTTTGTTAAGTTTGCTAATGGTGAGTTTAAAGCAGAAATTTTAAGGACCATAAGAGATAAAGATATTTTTATCGTGCAAGATGTTTCTAATACTTATCCAGTTAATGTGAATAATAATGAAAAAGTATTAATGACAATTAATGATCATTTAATGAATTTGATGACTACAATAGATGCATGCATGCAGGCTAAGGCTAATTCTGTGAGTGTTATTGTTCCGTCTTATCCTTATTCAAGGCAAGATAAAAAACATTCAAGAGAAGGTTTAACAGCAAGCCTTTTTGGGAGATTTTTGGAGGAATTAAGAGTTAAACATATTTTAACACTGGACATTCATTCAAAAGCGATTGAAAATGTTTTTAGAAAGACTTATTTTGAAAATTTAAATGCATCTTATGAAATTTTTGATGCTTTGGCGGAGTTAATAGATATTAGGGATTCAAATTTAGTAGTTGTTTCGCCTGATACAGGAGCTGTTAATAGGAATAAGTTTTTTGCATCCAATCTTAAAAGACCCTTAGCTTTGCTTTATAAGGAGAGAGATTATTCAAAGGTGACGCATAATGTTAATGATTCTAATATTTCTGTTACTAAGCTTTTAGGGGATGTTGAGGGTAAGAATGTTTTTATGAGTGATGATATTTTGGCTACTGGTGGAACCTTTATTAAGGCTGTGAAACTGCTAAAGAGTATGGGTGCTAAAAAGATTATATGTGCAGTAAGTCTTCCATTTTTTAATGGGGATGCAATTAAATATTTTGATAAAGCTTATGAGGAAGGTTATTTTTATAAAATCATTGGAACAAATGCTGTCTATCATGATGATAAACTTATAAGTAAACCTTGGTATTATGAGGCTAATGTTGCTCATCTTTTTGCAGGTGCAATTTTTGCAATTTATAATAGAATTAGTTTGCAAAAAATTCTTGATAGAAGTCATGATATTCAAAATTTAATTTCTAAGAGTTAG
- a CDS encoding FGGY-family carbohydrate kinase, with amino-acid sequence MNVLSIDIGTSTLKSALINSHHGILESFDVGYFNYFNVDFENFDYKIWFFSLKKVISNFRYKKIDCISISGLSPCLIALDSNLVPLEVLHWNSSKVVSNFKGKSSFLPLVLSTLERGIYGKIRYFVSCFEYFIYLLTGNLVTSYPSLSYIPFIWNDIEIREYNLDPNKFPPFLRMGEVVGQVTSGASIEFGIDIGIKVVNAGMDYLSVLIGSGAFFSGIVSNRTGTSEGFNFVSDTYLSDFSLVYPYFLDNLFIVGRVFPSGYLLQLLKDRAFGKEKSFEEFIEEIAKVYDLGNVYFYLNKKELFSDHILIDLQVRDNLSKGIFGKLDNPLQIGFAVLEAAYFSFYNKILKIQSLKRDVLDIFVSGSNSDNLFLNKLKANIIGRDLKVFEFKHAEIIGNAILAFYCVGEFDSLEKAFKRLVKLKQVISFSARMHDLYLEKYHKYVSNFNLFVNS; translated from the coding sequence ATGAATGTACTCAGTATTGATATTGGTACTAGTACTTTAAAATCTGCTTTGATTAATTCTCATCATGGGATTTTAGAGAGTTTTGATGTAGGTTATTTTAATTATTTTAATGTTGATTTTGAGAATTTTGATTATAAAATATGGTTTTTTTCTTTAAAGAAAGTAATTTCTAATTTTAGGTATAAAAAAATAGATTGTATTTCTATTAGTGGGCTCTCACCATGTCTAATAGCTCTTGATTCAAATTTGGTTCCTTTGGAAGTTTTACATTGGAATTCTTCTAAGGTGGTTAGTAATTTTAAAGGAAAATCATCTTTTTTACCCCTTGTGCTTAGCACGCTTGAGAGAGGAATTTATGGTAAAATTAGATATTTTGTGTCTTGTTTTGAATATTTTATTTATTTGCTTACAGGTAACCTGGTTACAAGTTATCCAAGCTTATCTTATATCCCTTTTATTTGGAATGATATTGAAATAAGAGAGTATAATCTTGATCCAAATAAGTTTCCTCCTTTTTTACGAATGGGAGAGGTTGTTGGTCAGGTTACTAGTGGTGCTAGTATTGAATTTGGTATTGATATTGGGATAAAGGTAGTTAATGCTGGAATGGATTATTTAAGTGTGCTTATTGGAAGTGGTGCATTCTTTTCAGGAATTGTATCGAATAGAACAGGTACAAGTGAGGGTTTTAATTTCGTTTCAGATACTTATTTGTCAGATTTTTCTTTGGTATATCCTTATTTTTTAGATAATTTATTTATTGTTGGAAGAGTATTTCCTTCTGGATATTTGTTGCAATTACTTAAGGATAGAGCCTTTGGCAAGGAAAAGTCGTTTGAAGAATTTATTGAAGAGATTGCTAAAGTATATGATTTAGGTAATGTTTATTTTTATCTAAACAAAAAAGAGCTTTTTTCTGATCATATTCTAATAGATTTGCAAGTAAGAGATAATTTGAGTAAAGGTATTTTTGGCAAATTAGATAATCCTTTACAAATAGGATTTGCAGTTCTTGAAGCTGCTTATTTTTCATTTTACAATAAAATACTTAAGATTCAATCTCTTAAAAGGGATGTCTTAGATATTTTTGTAAGTGGTTCTAATTCTGATAATTTGTTTTTAAATAAACTAAAGGCCAATATTATTGGTAGAGATTTGAAGGTTTTTGAATTTAAACATGCTGAAATTATAGGTAATGCAATCTTGGCTTTTTATTGTGTAGGGGAATTTGACAGTTTGGAAAAGGCATTTAAGAGGCTTGTTAAATTGAAACAGGTTATATCTTTTAGTGCTAGAATGCATGATCTTTATTTAGAGAAATATCACAAATATGTTTCTAATTTTAATTTATTTGTTAATAGTTAA
- a CDS encoding SPOR domain-containing protein, whose protein sequence is MKDFNENNNNKGFLVALASIVTVCTMIFLGIIIFFPNKNLASDIASKNIILQETKDEKVIENENHEETLAITDKPNEIIIDLTQDKSFNDNINQNNKKQPQIINQQKSTTIHKKEKTSHKIQTIAQKKLNTPKEQNYNKSENKYDPRKEYYIQFASLSDPISADNNIQELMKYKINAKIYSATINNKDTYRVRSGPYKTISEAKLELKKISGSNEFKDAYILTINK, encoded by the coding sequence ATGAAAGATTTTAACGAAAATAATAATAACAAAGGATTTTTAGTAGCATTAGCTTCAATTGTAACCGTTTGCACAATGATATTTCTTGGGATAATTATTTTTTTCCCAAACAAAAACTTAGCTTCTGACATTGCAAGTAAAAATATTATTTTGCAAGAAACAAAAGATGAAAAAGTGATAGAAAACGAAAATCATGAAGAAACTTTAGCAATAACTGACAAGCCAAATGAGATCATAATCGACCTAACCCAAGATAAAAGTTTCAACGATAACATCAATCAAAATAACAAAAAACAACCACAAATCATAAATCAACAAAAATCTACAACAATACATAAAAAAGAAAAGACATCTCATAAAATACAAACCATTGCACAGAAAAAACTTAATACCCCAAAAGAACAAAACTATAATAAATCTGAAAACAAATATGATCCTCGAAAAGAATACTACATACAATTTGCATCACTCTCAGACCCAATCTCCGCTGATAACAATATTCAAGAATTAATGAAATACAAAATAAATGCAAAAATCTATTCAGCAACAATAAATAATAAAGACACCTACAGAGTCAGATCTGGACCTTACAAAACCATATCAGAAGCAAAACTTGAACTTAAAAAAATATCAGGCTCAAATGAATTCAAGGATGCTTATATATTAACTATTAACAAATAA
- the coaE gene encoding dephospho-CoA kinase (Dephospho-CoA kinase (CoaE) performs the final step in coenzyme A biosynthesis.) — translation MGRVSSIIGITGRISTGKDTVSKIISNEYGFHEINVDKIGHTILKTKQDTIVKIFGKRILNNQNEIERIKLRNIVFNDKTELKKLETITHPLIYKEVKQIILKKKFDKIIINAALLFKLNLAKFCKYIFITKANDNIIKKRLRSNRNFDENLILNILKWQENIFFKKSVLNSKIINIINNGSYEYLEKKIRTKMKEVT, via the coding sequence ATGGGGAGAGTTTCATCTATAATTGGCATCACTGGTAGAATATCAACTGGCAAAGATACCGTTTCAAAAATCATTAGCAATGAATATGGTTTTCATGAAATAAATGTAGATAAAATTGGACACACAATCTTAAAAACAAAACAAGATACAATAGTGAAGATATTTGGCAAAAGAATATTAAATAATCAAAATGAAATAGAAAGAATAAAACTCCGCAATATTGTATTTAATGACAAAACAGAACTAAAAAAACTAGAGACAATAACACATCCCCTGATATATAAAGAAGTAAAACAAATAATATTAAAGAAAAAATTTGATAAAATTATAATTAATGCCGCGCTACTTTTTAAATTAAATCTCGCAAAGTTTTGCAAATATATATTCATAACAAAAGCCAATGATAACATCATAAAAAAACGACTAAGATCAAACCGTAACTTTGATGAGAACTTAATTCTCAATATCCTTAAGTGGCAAGAAAATATTTTTTTTAAAAAAAGTGTCCTAAATTCAAAAATAATAAATATAATTAACAATGGAAGCTATGAGTATCTAGAAAAAAAGATTAGAACAAAGATGAAAGAGGTAACATAG
- the polA gene encoding DNA polymerase I, whose protein sequence is MREIYLIDALNIIFRSYHVMKNNPLTNNKGENVNAFIGFFKTLFFIIKEKNPKNLIVTFDSETETFRKQKYPSYKATREAPPDNLIPQIHWIKEGLIKANIPIFEIQGYEADDLIASFSKQAESNNYLTYIISPDKDLLQLMSDQTKILKIENSNFVEMDNNYVMKKFGVNKSQIKDYLSIVGDKSDNIPGIKGIGEKGAVKLLREFQTLNGIYENLDSINNKYKEILLKEKENAFLSYELVSLVEDLELPTLEKFKLENLKEDLLTLFEEYSATTLIKSYKAILEKGSITNQTQKSIFEINTTNITHTYTRISQTQPHSNALKTIQEENIKYATILQKEQLDSLIDKLKQASYVAIDTETTSLNVYEAQIIGISVSFKEFESYYIPIKTKDKSFIEKEYITQKFNEFFQTKPKLIGQNYKFDYKILKKHGFNAIPPYFDTMIAAYIVDPNTKISLDFLAEKYLMHKNIKYEEITTQNDTLQDIPLKIVSDYAAEDADITFRLFKVFTKKLKQDNLANLMTDIEMPFSNVITEMEENGIYLDKDYLKQYSQELDKELKSIENEITKSIGIKFNLNSTKQLHAILFEKLNLVLPPNVKQDSTDIKTLETIKDQHESITKLIQYRQLAKLKNTYTDNLIEFVNEKTNKIHTNFIQTRTATGRISSTAPNLQSIPIKDEKGRKIRAAFKPEKGNVFISADYSQIELVILAHLSEDESLIEAFKNKKDIHTKTASQLFKVDESKVTSSMRRIAKSINFGIIYRMSAFRLSKELSIKKNEAEKFINSYFNLYSKIKNFIQNQINFVRKNGYSETLLKRRRYIKEINSQNYSERSAAERIAINSTIQGSASDIMKIAMIKVYNEFKNKNFKSKILLQVHDEMLIESPEHECEEANKIIKEMMENAYPLKIPLKVNIETGKSWGEFHL, encoded by the coding sequence ATGAGAGAAATTTACCTAATCGATGCTTTAAATATAATATTTAGAAGCTATCATGTAATGAAAAACAATCCTTTAACCAACAATAAAGGAGAAAATGTTAATGCATTTATCGGTTTTTTTAAAACTCTTTTTTTTATAATAAAAGAGAAAAATCCAAAAAATCTAATTGTCACTTTTGATTCAGAGACAGAAACATTCAGAAAACAAAAATATCCAAGTTACAAAGCAACAAGAGAGGCCCCTCCGGATAATTTAATCCCACAAATTCATTGGATAAAAGAAGGTCTAATAAAAGCAAATATTCCAATATTTGAAATACAAGGATACGAAGCTGATGATCTGATAGCAAGCTTTTCAAAACAAGCAGAAAGCAATAATTATTTAACTTATATCATTTCTCCTGACAAAGATTTATTGCAGCTGATGTCAGATCAAACCAAAATACTTAAAATAGAAAACAGTAACTTTGTGGAAATGGATAATAATTACGTGATGAAAAAATTTGGAGTAAATAAATCTCAAATTAAAGATTATTTATCCATTGTTGGAGACAAATCAGATAATATACCAGGTATCAAAGGCATTGGAGAAAAAGGAGCTGTCAAGCTACTAAGGGAATTTCAAACATTAAATGGAATATACGAAAATTTAGATTCTATCAATAATAAATATAAAGAAATTTTACTAAAAGAAAAAGAAAATGCTTTTTTAAGTTACGAACTTGTAAGTCTTGTAGAAGATCTAGAACTACCAACACTTGAAAAATTTAAACTAGAAAACTTAAAAGAAGATTTACTTACATTATTTGAAGAATACTCTGCAACTACGCTAATTAAATCTTATAAGGCTATATTGGAAAAAGGCTCCATTACAAATCAAACCCAAAAATCAATCTTTGAAATAAATACAACAAACATAACTCACACATACACAAGGATTTCACAAACACAACCACATTCAAATGCTCTTAAAACAATACAAGAAGAAAATATTAAATATGCAACAATATTACAAAAAGAACAACTTGACTCATTAATAGACAAACTAAAACAAGCAAGTTATGTAGCAATAGATACAGAAACGACTTCTCTTAATGTCTACGAAGCGCAAATAATCGGAATTTCAGTTTCATTTAAAGAATTTGAAAGTTACTATATTCCCATCAAAACTAAAGACAAAAGCTTTATTGAAAAAGAATACATAACACAAAAATTTAATGAATTTTTTCAAACAAAACCCAAATTAATTGGTCAAAACTATAAATTTGATTATAAAATACTTAAAAAACATGGATTTAATGCAATTCCTCCCTACTTTGATACAATGATAGCAGCATATATAGTCGACCCAAATACAAAAATATCTCTTGACTTTTTAGCAGAAAAATATTTAATGCATAAAAATATCAAATATGAAGAAATAACTACACAAAATGATACCCTGCAAGATATACCACTTAAGATAGTCTCTGATTACGCTGCTGAGGATGCTGATATTACTTTTAGGTTATTTAAAGTATTTACAAAAAAACTCAAACAAGACAATCTTGCAAATCTAATGACAGACATAGAAATGCCATTTAGCAATGTCATTACAGAAATGGAAGAAAATGGAATTTACCTTGATAAAGACTACCTAAAACAATATAGTCAAGAACTTGATAAAGAATTAAAATCAATTGAAAATGAAATAACAAAAAGCATAGGAATCAAATTTAATCTAAATTCAACCAAACAATTACATGCAATCTTATTTGAAAAACTTAATCTCGTACTACCCCCAAATGTCAAGCAAGATTCAACAGATATTAAAACACTAGAAACAATAAAAGATCAACATGAATCTATAACAAAACTTATACAATATAGACAACTAGCAAAGTTAAAAAATACATACACAGACAATTTAATAGAATTTGTCAATGAAAAAACAAATAAAATACATACAAACTTTATACAAACAAGAACAGCAACAGGACGAATTTCAAGTACTGCACCTAACTTACAAAGTATACCAATTAAAGATGAAAAAGGACGTAAAATAAGAGCAGCATTTAAACCCGAAAAAGGCAATGTTTTTATCTCTGCTGACTACTCTCAAATTGAACTTGTAATATTAGCTCACCTCTCAGAAGACGAATCACTAATTGAGGCATTCAAAAATAAAAAAGACATTCACACAAAAACAGCATCTCAACTTTTTAAAGTAGATGAGAGCAAAGTAACATCTTCTATGAGAAGAATAGCAAAATCAATTAATTTTGGAATAATTTATAGAATGTCAGCCTTTAGGCTTTCAAAAGAACTATCTATTAAAAAAAACGAAGCAGAAAAATTCATCAATTCATACTTTAACCTCTATTCAAAAATAAAAAATTTCATACAAAACCAAATAAATTTTGTTAGAAAAAATGGATACAGTGAAACTCTTCTTAAAAGAAGGCGATATATAAAAGAGATTAATAGCCAAAATTACTCGGAACGCTCAGCAGCTGAACGAATCGCAATAAATAGTACAATCCAAGGAAGTGCATCTGATATAATGAAAATCGCCATGATCAAAGTATATAATGAATTCAAAAATAAAAACTTCAAGTCCAAAATACTATTGCAAGTACATGATGAAATGCTAATCGAATCACCCGAGCACGAATGTGAAGAAGCAAACAAAATAATCAAAGAAATGATGGAAAATGCTTATCCTTTAAAGATTCCTTTGAAAGTAAATATTGAGACTGGAAAATCATGGGGAGAGTTTCATCTATAA
- the fliS gene encoding flagellar export chaperone FliS yields MIKKEDIYKNIQVNTSSPISILVMLYEKAIQDLEIAKEFYKSQDPISTVKADEKVYHAQDIIIELMSTLNFEDGGDISKNLFSIYSFLNKALENVTLAKNRDNIQEVLKHLKNLHTAWKALLKKDNNLTNKRLGINIVN; encoded by the coding sequence TTGATAAAAAAAGAAGACATTTATAAAAACATACAAGTCAATACATCCAGTCCTATATCAATATTAGTAATGCTTTACGAGAAAGCAATACAAGATTTAGAAATTGCCAAAGAATTTTATAAGAGTCAAGATCCAATAAGTACAGTCAAAGCCGATGAAAAAGTTTACCATGCACAAGATATCATTATTGAATTAATGTCTACACTAAATTTTGAAGATGGTGGAGACATTTCAAAGAACTTATTCTCAATATATTCTTTTTTAAACAAAGCCCTAGAAAACGTCACATTAGCAAAAAACAGAGATAATATTCAAGAAGTTTTAAAACATCTTAAAAATCTGCACACAGCTTGGAAAGCTTTACTTAAAAAAGATAATAATCTTACTAACAAAAGACTAGGAATCAACATTGTCAACTAA
- a CDS encoding response regulator — MEENRKALIVDDSIFMRKNLIKILKKLGFNEFYEAEDGIQAVKEFEKHAKIDLITLDITMIGMDGITALEKINEVNKNLARKINVLMVTALGKHDLIAKALELGAKGYITKPFSEEQIAEQIKRLH; from the coding sequence TTGGAAGAAAATAGAAAGGCCTTGATAGTTGATGATTCTATTTTTATGAGAAAAAATTTAATCAAGATATTGAAAAAATTGGGATTTAACGAATTTTATGAAGCAGAAGATGGAATCCAAGCCGTTAAAGAATTTGAAAAACATGCAAAAATTGACCTAATAACTCTTGACATAACAATGATAGGAATGGATGGCATCACCGCCCTTGAGAAAATAAATGAAGTCAACAAAAACCTTGCACGAAAAATAAATGTATTAATGGTTACAGCACTGGGAAAACACGATCTCATTGCAAAAGCTTTAGAACTTGGAGCAAAAGGGTATATTACAAAACCTTTCAGTGAAGAACAAATAGCAGAACAAATAAAAAGATTACATTAG
- the ligA gene encoding NAD-dependent DNA ligase LigA, which yields MIKSIEDEILSLRDSIKRWDKEYYVDSSPSVSDLIYDKALLRLQDLETKYPEYKTLDSPTLKFGSDLLNDFEEVEHSVPILSLDKAYDIKGLLLWIERIVAESSTLGYHTGISVEPKIDGCSIVLYYKDGILQRALTRGDGKVGNDVTGNVRTIKSVPLCIDEKVELILRGEIYITKKNFVKINHTLENPYLSSRNLASGILRRINSREVANFPLDIFVYDVLYSSLNLNSSRDAFKQLKQFGFKLNPFCKFFDGKNLEDDIINHLKEIEAQRALLEYEIDGVVLKADSFVLREILGYTSHHPKWSIAYKFESCTGISKVVDIVVQVGRSGKITPVAHVEKVLVAGSFITNASLHNQDYIDSIGLNIGDVISISRRGDVIPAVELVVEKLSFGSFKIPINCPSCKMILVKEGAHLFCFNEHCPCRIIEQIKYFCSKRCMNIVGLSGKTIEFLFEKKFIFSELDLYTFNFDRLINLRGFDLKRINNLKRSIEDSKSKPFRKLFISMGIRELGMNTILVLINNNLNSFDIISNLCKDKEAAFDKLLKIKGIGEKIALIIVEAFNDKTVLDKFNFFKKLGFKMKEDNIDYTVDDSFLFGKKFCITGSFEKYSRNVLIEKITNKGAIYRGAVTKHLDFLLVGANPGSKVEKANDLGIKILSIVDIKGFLDLGD from the coding sequence ATGATTAAAAGTATAGAAGATGAAATTTTATCTTTAAGAGATAGTATCAAAAGATGGGATAAAGAGTACTATGTTGATTCTTCGCCCAGTGTGAGTGATTTAATTTATGATAAAGCCCTTTTAAGGCTTCAAGATTTAGAAACTAAGTATCCTGAATATAAAACTTTGGATTCTCCGACTCTTAAATTTGGTAGTGATCTTTTAAATGATTTTGAAGAAGTTGAACATTCTGTTCCTATATTGAGCTTGGATAAGGCTTATGATATTAAGGGATTATTGTTATGGATTGAAAGAATTGTGGCAGAGAGTTCTACTTTAGGATATCATACCGGCATCTCAGTTGAACCAAAAATTGATGGATGTTCAATTGTTCTTTATTATAAAGATGGGATACTTCAGAGAGCTTTGACCAGGGGAGATGGAAAAGTTGGCAATGATGTTACTGGCAATGTAAGAACGATTAAAAGTGTGCCTTTATGTATTGATGAAAAAGTTGAGTTAATTTTGAGAGGTGAGATTTATATTACTAAGAAAAATTTTGTGAAAATAAATCATACATTAGAAAATCCTTATCTTAGTTCTAGAAATTTAGCTTCAGGTATACTGAGGAGAATAAATAGTCGAGAGGTTGCTAATTTCCCTTTAGATATTTTTGTTTATGATGTTCTATATTCTAGTTTGAATTTGAATAGTAGTCGTGATGCTTTTAAGCAACTTAAGCAATTTGGATTTAAGCTTAATCCTTTTTGTAAATTTTTTGATGGTAAAAATTTGGAAGACGATATTATTAATCATCTTAAAGAGATAGAGGCGCAAAGGGCTCTTTTGGAATATGAAATTGATGGCGTTGTGCTAAAGGCCGATAGTTTTGTTTTAAGGGAAATTTTAGGATATACTTCCCACCATCCGAAGTGGTCAATAGCTTATAAATTTGAATCTTGTACGGGTATTAGCAAAGTGGTTGACATAGTTGTTCAAGTTGGTCGTAGTGGCAAAATTACTCCTGTTGCACACGTAGAAAAAGTGTTGGTTGCTGGGTCTTTTATTACTAATGCGAGTTTGCATAATCAAGATTATATAGACTCTATTGGTTTGAATATTGGGGATGTGATTTCAATTTCAAGACGTGGGGATGTAATTCCTGCTGTTGAGTTGGTGGTAGAAAAACTTTCGTTTGGTAGTTTTAAAATTCCTATTAATTGTCCTTCATGTAAGATGATTTTAGTTAAAGAAGGTGCACATCTTTTTTGTTTCAATGAACATTGCCCTTGCCGAATAATTGAGCAGATCAAATATTTTTGTAGTAAAAGATGCATGAATATTGTAGGGCTTTCGGGGAAAACAATAGAGTTTCTTTTTGAAAAGAAGTTTATATTTTCAGAGCTCGATCTTTATACTTTTAATTTTGATAGGCTTATTAACCTACGGGGTTTTGATCTTAAAAGGATAAATAATTTAAAGCGTTCAATAGAAGATAGTAAGAGTAAACCGTTTAGAAAATTGTTTATTAGTATGGGAATTAGGGAGCTTGGAATGAATACAATATTAGTGCTAATTAATAACAATTTAAACTCGTTTGACATAATTAGCAACCTCTGCAAAGATAAAGAGGCTGCTTTTGACAAACTTTTAAAGATTAAAGGAATAGGTGAAAAGATAGCTTTAATTATTGTTGAAGCATTTAATGATAAAACTGTTCTTGATAAATTCAATTTTTTTAAAAAATTAGGGTTTAAGATGAAGGAAGATAATATTGATTATACTGTAGATGATTCCTTTTTATTTGGCAAAAAATTTTGTATTACAGGTTCTTTTGAAAAATATTCTAGAAATGTTCTTATTGAAAAAATTACTAATAAAGGTGCTATTTACAGAGGGGCAGTTACTAAACATTTAGATTTTTTGCTTGTTGGAGCAAATCCTGGCTCAAAAGTTGAAAAAGCCAATGATTTGGGCATCAAAATACTTAGTATTGTTGATATTAAAGGTTTTTTGGATTTAGGTGATTAA